A single region of the Vicia villosa cultivar HV-30 ecotype Madison, WI linkage group LG4, Vvil1.0, whole genome shotgun sequence genome encodes:
- the LOC131597021 gene encoding putative callose synthase 6 codes for MLVSGGVSGGGRNMASASGTKGPFEISRQPSKRMIREPTRTFELPNEENIMNGEIVPSSLDVLVPILRAAIGIELENPRVVSFSIVVVIVVFY; via the exons ATGCTGGTGTCAG GTGGTGTTTCTGGTGGTGGTAGAAACATGGCTAGCGCCAGTGGAACAAAGGGTCCTTTTGAGATCTCTAGACAACCTTCAAAGAGGATGATAAGGGAACCAACAAGGACTTTTGAGTTGCCAAATGAAGAGAATATTATGAATGGTGAGATTGTTCCTTCTTCACTGGATGTTCTTGTGCCTATTCTTAGAGCTGCTATTGGTATTGAATTGGAGAATCCTAGAGTTGTTTCTTTTtccattgttgttgttattgttgttttttattaa